Proteins encoded together in one Leishmania donovani BPK282A1 complete genome, chromosome 33 window:
- a CDS encoding 40S ribosomal protein S13, putative, with product MVRMHGNGRGKASSALPYRRTPPAWLKIASRNVVKMVCKSSRKGMMPSQIGMELRDSMGIAQVKNVTGRKILRILKHSGLAPEIPEDLYFLVKRATQMRKHLERHTTDRDTKYRLILVESRIHRLARYYKRVKQLPPTWKYESSTASAMVA from the coding sequence ATGGTGCGCATGCACGGCAACGGTCGGGGCAAGGCCTCGTCCGCTCTTCCCTACCGCCGCACTCCCCCGGCGTGGCTGAAGATTGCGAGCCGCAACGTGGTGAAGATGGTGTGCAAGAGCTCCCGCAAGGGTATGATGCCCAGCCAGATCGGCATGGAGCTGCGTGATTCCATGGGCATTGCCCAGGTGAAGAACGTGACCGGTCGCAAGATCCTGCGCATCCTCAAGCACAGCGGCCTGGCCCCGGAGATCCCGGAGGATCTGTACTTCCTGGTGAAGCGCGCCACCCAGATGCGCAAGCACCTCGAGCGCCACACGACGGACCGCGACACCAAGTACCGCCTCATCCTGGTCGAGTCCCGCATCCACCGCCTGGCCCGCTACTACAAGCGCGTCAAGCAGCTGCCGCCCACGTGGAAGTACGAGTCCAGCACGGCCTCCGCCATGGTCGCGTAA